GAACGTGTCAGGAAAACGACGGGTATCCTGTCCTCAGCGCCAATTAAGATAATGACAAGGActttagtttaaaaaatatatttatttaaactgacAGAGTAACCACTTAGCTTACAATCAAGATTATTCTAACTTAAAATGACTTAAGAgctagtatttataattaaataatgcaATTCAGCATTGACGCATGTTCCAGTTACGCAATGCTGAATCTTCTAATTAGCTTTCGCTGACAAAAGATATATTAGGGGTGCTGGCACCCTTAACTCGCGCGGGGCGGTCACCTGTAGTGGAAGCAGGAGAAGGCGTCCCGGAAGGGCTGCGCGCAGGGCCCGGTGGCCATGCCGCCGAGGCAGGGGCAGCCCCAGTTGATGGAGCCGTCGGGCAGGATGAGGCCGGCGGCCGGCGCGGGCTCCGGCAGCGACACGCGCGAGGGCTCGGCCAGCGCCGCCGGCGACGCGATCAGCAGCACGTCCTTGCCGCCGGGGCCGCTCTCGATGCGGGATATCGACATGATGGACCTGTAACACGAATGTGCCCTAGTGAGTATGGAGCGTTGGAGCCGCGAGCGGGAGCGCGGCGCGTGCGGACCCGGTGACGAGCCGGGACCCGCACTGACGCTACAGCGACACGAGTGTACCTGTGGTGTGATGTGTGTTATATCAAGGCCTGCAGCGAGGCGGCCTGGCGGGCGACGCGGAGCGTTGGAGCCGCGAGCagcagcgcggcgcgcgcgcggacTAGGTGACGAGCCGGGACCCGCACTAACGCACGTCCACCTGCACAATAACAAGATGTTTTTATTTATCTACCAGATACTGTGATTGTTCAATAAGGCAATATGATACCCAATCCCAAACATCCTGCTGTTGTTCCACTTTAGCACCGAAATGAAGGATCAATTAGAGCAATTGGGACAATCAAACTGTAAGTTTTATCTGTAAGACATATAATTTCCTTTCAGCACTTTCATAGTTGCATGACTTGCATCCTTAAGCTCCAATTGCACCTTTTTACTAACCGGGGTTAACCTGTTATAAACCTGAATTTACCATGgttgccagtacaatttgacactgggttaacggcttAACCTAGGGCCCGGCCCGGTATTCTTTTCAAGGGTTTTGGAAGGGGTATTTGCAATAGTGATAGCAGTTCGACAAAAACATTCGAGCATTTTACTGAATTTCGGGGTGTACCGCTAACACAATAAGGTTTTGCTTACCAAAGACATAGCTGACTGAAACCCTTTCATTTGGCTTTTTAAGCGGTTCATAATGCTAAAGCTGATACCTggctccaatttcaccacggctacaattgtcagtgacatatgtcgagcgacaattgtcaagcgacaggtgatatattacaattttataaaatactttctatagaaatacttacaaacatgacaggcattttgctacaattatgttgtgaaacaagaattattttttctagtcgacatatttgtagaattgtc
Above is a window of Cydia fagiglandana chromosome 18, ilCydFagi1.1, whole genome shotgun sequence DNA encoding:
- the LOC134673564 gene encoding mitochondrial intermembrane space import and assembly protein 40 translates to MSISRIESGPGGKDVLLIASPAALAEPSRVSLPEPAPAAGLILPDGSINWGCPCLGGMATGPCAQPFRDAFSCFHYSEAEPKGSDCYEKFSEMQACMANYPELYGRDDDEEALPGTEPAPAPDADKLAQP